From the Canis lupus baileyi chromosome 37, mCanLup2.hap1, whole genome shotgun sequence genome, one window contains:
- the LOC140626275 gene encoding olfactory receptor 2W1, which produces MDQNNYTSLHGFVLLGFSDYPKLEMVLSGVVTVFYFITWVGNTAIIIASLLDSCLHTPMYFFLRNLSFLDLCFTTSIIPQMLVNLWGPDKTISYIGCVIQLYIYMWLGSTECLLLAVMSYDRFTAICKPLHYLIIMNPHFCLKIIITVWSISLANSVALCTLTLNLPRCGNNLLDHFLCELPAIVKIACIDTTTVEMSVFALGIVFVLTPLSLILLSYGYIAKAVLRIKSKAGRKKSMNTCGSHLTVVSIFYGTIIYMYLQPGNSASLDQGKFLTLFYTIITPSLNPLIYTLRNKDMKNALRKLVRVDMNLQN; this is translated from the coding sequence ATGGACCAAAACAATTATACTTCTCTACACGGTTTTGTTTTACTTGGTTTCTCTGACTATCCCAAACTGGAGATGGTGCTATCAGGAGTTGTCACTGTCTTTTACTTCATTACATGGGTGGGTAACACAGCCATCATCATTGCATCTCTCCTGGATTCCTGTCTCCATACACCAATGTATTTTTTCCTCAGGAATTTATCTTTCCTGGATCTATGCTTCACAACCAGCATCATCCCTCAGATGCTGGTTAACTTGTGGGGACCTGACAAGACCATTAGCTATATAGGCTGTGTCATTCAACTCTATATTTATATGTGGTTGGGTTCCACCGAATGCCTCCTCCTAGCTGTTATGTCCTATGATCGCTTCACAGCTATCTGTAAGCCTTTGCATTATTTGATAATCATGAACCCACATTTCTGTCTCAAGATAATAATCACAGTCTGGAGCATTAGTTTGGCCAATTCGGTAGCATTGTGTACACTCACCCTGAATTTGCCTCGATGTGGAAACAACCTTCTGGACCATTTCCTGTGTGAGTTGCCAGCTATAGTCAAAATAGCTTGTATAGACACTACAACAGTTGAAATGTCTGTTTTTGCTTTAGGCATTGTCTTTGTCCTTACACCCCTCAGCCTTATTCTTCTATCCTATGGCTACATTGCCAAAGCTGTGCTGAGAATAAAGTCAAAAGCAGGccgaaaaaaatcaatgaatactTGTGGATCTCATCTCACTGTTGTGTCCATCTTCTATGGAACTATAATCTACATGTACCTACAACCAGGTAACAGTGCCTCCTTAGACCAGGGCAAGTTCCTCACCCTCTTTTACACGATCATCACTCCAAGTCTGAATCCTCTCATTTATACCCTACGGAATAAGGACATGAAGAATGCATTGAGGAAGCTGGTGAGAGTTGACATGAATCTACAAAATTGA